In Actinoplanes sp. NBC_00393, a single genomic region encodes these proteins:
- the nagA gene encoding N-acetylglucosamine-6-phosphate deacetylase: protein MTRISGRIVTPTAVIPGHLDLDGPEIAAIVPDPAAGDDVIVPGFVDLHCHGGGGHTFTTGDADAARGAAAFHLGHGTTTLLASLVSSPFELMRSATEAYRPLVAEGVLAGIHFEGPYLSGARCGAQNPAFLRDPVPAELAELIKIGEGAVRMMTIAPELPGALEAIAYLHENGVLAAIGHTDASYTQTQAGVAAGATLGTHLFNGMRPPHHREPGPVVGLLSSSAAVELIADNIHLHPGMLTFAATTAGPDRSILVTDAMDAAGMPDGHYELGGQEVIVADRVARLAAGGAIAGSTLTMDVALRNAVAAGLPLVNAVAMAATTPARLLGLAGQVGSLLPGHRADVVTLSSDLTVKSVMRAGAWI from the coding sequence ATGACCCGGATCTCCGGCCGCATCGTCACCCCCACCGCGGTCATCCCCGGTCACCTCGACCTCGACGGGCCGGAGATCGCCGCGATCGTGCCGGACCCGGCCGCCGGCGACGACGTGATCGTGCCCGGCTTCGTCGACCTGCACTGCCACGGCGGCGGCGGGCACACCTTCACCACCGGCGACGCCGACGCGGCCCGCGGTGCTGCCGCCTTCCACCTCGGTCACGGCACCACGACGCTGCTGGCCAGCCTGGTGAGTTCGCCGTTCGAGCTGATGCGCTCGGCCACCGAGGCGTACCGCCCGCTCGTCGCCGAAGGGGTGCTGGCCGGCATCCACTTCGAGGGCCCGTACCTCTCCGGCGCCCGCTGCGGCGCGCAGAACCCGGCCTTCCTGCGCGACCCGGTCCCCGCCGAACTCGCCGAACTCATCAAGATCGGCGAAGGCGCAGTCCGGATGATGACCATCGCCCCCGAACTGCCCGGCGCCCTCGAGGCGATCGCCTATCTGCACGAGAACGGCGTTCTGGCCGCAATCGGACACACCGACGCCTCGTACACCCAGACCCAAGCCGGCGTAGCAGCCGGCGCAACCCTCGGCACCCACCTGTTCAACGGCATGCGCCCCCCGCACCACCGCGAACCCGGCCCGGTGGTCGGCCTTCTCTCATCGAGCGCCGCCGTCGAACTGATCGCCGACAACATCCACCTGCACCCCGGCATGCTTACCTTCGCCGCCACCACCGCCGGCCCTGACCGCTCGATCCTGGTCACCGACGCGATGGACGCCGCCGGCATGCCCGACGGCCACTACGAACTCGGCGGCCAGGAAGTGATCGTCGCCGACCGGGTGGCCCGCCTCGCCGCCGGCGGCGCCATCGCCGGCAGCACGCTCACCATGGACGTCGCCCTCCGCAACGCGGTCGCAGCCGGCCTCCCTCTGGTCAACGCGGTGGCGATGGCCGCCACCACCCCGGCCCGCCTGCTCGGCCTGGCCGGCCAGGTCGGCTCCCTGCTCCCCGGCCACCGAGCCGACGTGGTCACCCTCAGCTCGGACCTAACGGTCAAGTCGGTCATGCGTGCAGGGGCATGGATCTAA
- a CDS encoding phosphatase PAP2 family protein, with translation MTSTIAPTRTTAWWPDQLALAGFAALSLILAKGWLLGFDQAVADWAFANQPDPAYWTARVLNYLGQGGQVLMPVALILTGILYYRTRSIRALFPFAAAFILTYLTIGPAKIFFDRAAPAFDGPDKTILFNPHASGIYAMSYPSGHMGNVLVWYAVFAILLTALLRRPLTRREWLALRVAPVVIVFATTVYLGYHWVTDSVAGVLLGLVLARLLERIPWDALPLPSRGWSRPAGL, from the coding sequence GTGACGTCGACGATCGCGCCCACGCGTACCACCGCCTGGTGGCCCGACCAGCTGGCCCTGGCCGGATTCGCGGCGCTCTCGCTGATCCTGGCGAAGGGCTGGCTGCTGGGCTTCGACCAGGCGGTCGCCGACTGGGCCTTCGCCAACCAGCCGGACCCCGCGTACTGGACCGCCCGGGTCCTCAACTACCTGGGCCAGGGCGGCCAGGTGCTGATGCCGGTCGCGCTGATCCTCACCGGCATCCTGTACTACCGCACCCGCTCGATCCGCGCGCTCTTCCCGTTCGCCGCAGCCTTCATCCTGACCTACCTGACGATCGGCCCGGCGAAGATCTTCTTCGACCGGGCCGCGCCGGCCTTCGACGGCCCGGACAAGACGATCCTCTTCAACCCGCACGCGTCCGGCATCTACGCGATGAGCTATCCCTCCGGCCACATGGGCAACGTCCTGGTCTGGTACGCGGTCTTCGCCATCCTGCTCACCGCCCTGCTGCGCCGCCCCCTCACCCGCCGCGAATGGCTGGCCTTGCGAGTCGCCCCGGTCGTGATCGTCTTCGCCACCACCGTCTACCTCGGCTACCACTGGGTCACCGACTCAGTCGCCGGCGTCCTCCTCGGCCTGGTCCTGGCCCGCTTGCTGGAGCGCATCCCGTGGGACGCGCTGCCGCTCCCCAGCCGCGGTTGGTCACGCCCGGCAGGCCTCTGA
- a CDS encoding trypsin-like serine peptidase, with the protein MRRRTGIVIGTCAALALVGTAGAVALTHTGDRPVGTWHEAPGVARTPVAVHGEAPTATVPVPEAGRVAERPAAKTKPSPSGSAAAPEGRSEAHDRPLESARAESTGRQRIGELLSVNRLLGALSGPQKEKFHYPGASYVKLHFDRIAMLPGDYLTVSNPEGTESYRYDAGDADSRWAMSITGDTAVLEVHRAVDPLGLGSALGRLGVHVDQVARGFGRGESAPASPGREESVCGADTSTDAVCYQTKDRVAYTKSKAIARLLINGTELCTGWRAGPKNRMITNNHCLTTSGEAYDTEVWFNYQCARCGGYDVFKPTKVWGDKVLATDRVLDYTLFTVSGFASIEKFGYLTLDTVRPARGQALYVPQHPAGEPTRIAGGQGDKAGNCAVDNPDYTGYAAHSDVSYYCDTAGGSSGSPVLSRATNKVVALHHFGGCPNSGVRGDLLANRLRAHL; encoded by the coding sequence ATGCGACGCAGGACAGGCATCGTGATCGGAACGTGCGCCGCATTGGCGCTGGTCGGAACGGCCGGCGCGGTGGCGTTGACGCACACCGGCGATCGGCCCGTCGGCACCTGGCACGAGGCGCCGGGTGTGGCGCGTACCCCGGTGGCGGTGCATGGGGAGGCGCCCACCGCGACCGTCCCGGTGCCCGAGGCGGGCCGCGTGGCGGAACGCCCGGCGGCGAAGACGAAGCCATCGCCGTCCGGAAGCGCGGCGGCCCCCGAGGGCCGGAGTGAGGCACACGACCGTCCGCTCGAATCAGCGCGGGCCGAGTCGACCGGACGGCAGCGGATCGGTGAACTGCTGTCGGTGAACCGGCTGCTCGGTGCGCTGTCCGGGCCGCAGAAGGAGAAGTTCCACTACCCGGGGGCTTCGTACGTCAAGCTGCACTTCGACCGGATCGCGATGCTGCCCGGCGACTACCTGACCGTGTCGAACCCGGAGGGCACCGAGTCCTACCGGTACGACGCGGGTGACGCGGACAGTCGCTGGGCGATGTCGATCACCGGTGACACGGCGGTTCTCGAGGTGCATCGGGCGGTCGACCCGCTCGGGCTGGGGTCGGCACTCGGCCGCCTCGGTGTGCACGTCGACCAGGTGGCCCGCGGCTTCGGGCGGGGCGAGTCAGCGCCTGCTTCGCCGGGCCGGGAGGAATCGGTGTGCGGGGCCGACACCTCCACCGACGCTGTCTGCTACCAGACGAAGGACCGGGTGGCGTACACCAAGTCGAAGGCGATCGCCCGGCTGCTGATCAACGGGACCGAGCTCTGCACCGGCTGGCGGGCCGGCCCGAAGAACCGGATGATCACCAACAACCACTGCCTGACCACGTCGGGCGAGGCGTACGACACCGAGGTGTGGTTCAACTACCAGTGCGCTCGGTGCGGCGGGTACGACGTGTTCAAGCCGACCAAGGTCTGGGGCGACAAGGTCCTCGCCACCGATCGGGTCCTCGACTACACGCTGTTCACGGTCAGCGGGTTCGCGTCGATCGAGAAGTTCGGCTACCTCACCCTGGACACCGTGCGGCCGGCTCGCGGGCAGGCGCTCTACGTGCCGCAGCACCCCGCCGGTGAACCCACCCGGATCGCCGGTGGCCAGGGGGACAAAGCGGGCAACTGTGCCGTCGACAACCCGGACTACACGGGTTATGCCGCGCACTCCGATGTCTCCTACTATTGCGACACTGCTGGTGGTTCGTCCGGTTCGCCGGTGCTGTCCCGGGCCACCAACAAGGTCGTGGCGCTGCACCACTTCGGCGGATGCCCCAACTCCGGCGTACGAGGGGACCTGCTGGCCAACCGGTTGCGCGCGCACCTCTAG
- a CDS encoding DUF4032 domain-containing protein has translation MRITSALIDPALLDLPWHIPLEDWPADHLVALPQGISRHVVRFVKLNDVVYAMKETRERIAEKEYDLLRALERIDFPAVQAIAIATDRQTKDGEPLETVLVTRHLQFSLPYRALFSRVLRPETMNRLLDALAALIVRMHLTGFSWGDCSLSNTLFRRDAGAFAAYLVDAETGNLYPKLSEGQRSEDIEILRLNIFGECLDLQAAELLHESIDPEKVVDDIVARYDRLWHEVTYEQQVAKDARHHIERRIRRLNEMGFDVAEVSMSTMDGGYKVRPKVVDAGYHTRRLMRLTGLDAEENQARQLLNDLDTYRAESHLTDEQQAAHRWLTEVFEPVVRAVPAHLRRKLEPQEIFSQIIQHKWLLSERAGRDVGMAPAVQSYLTEVLVNKPDEQAVLGVEADSLSGGLV, from the coding sequence GTGCGCATCACGTCCGCCCTCATCGACCCGGCGTTGCTGGATCTGCCGTGGCACATTCCGCTCGAGGATTGGCCGGCTGACCACCTGGTCGCACTTCCGCAGGGCATTTCGCGACACGTCGTCCGGTTCGTCAAGCTGAACGACGTCGTCTACGCGATGAAGGAGACCCGGGAGCGGATCGCCGAGAAGGAGTACGACCTGCTTCGTGCCCTGGAGCGGATCGACTTCCCGGCCGTGCAGGCGATCGCGATCGCCACCGACCGGCAGACCAAGGACGGCGAGCCGCTGGAGACCGTTCTGGTCACCCGGCATCTGCAGTTCTCGCTGCCGTACCGTGCGCTGTTCTCCCGCGTGCTGCGGCCGGAGACGATGAACCGGCTGCTGGACGCCCTCGCCGCGCTGATCGTGCGGATGCACCTCACCGGTTTCTCGTGGGGTGACTGCTCGCTGTCGAACACGCTGTTCCGGCGGGATGCCGGCGCCTTCGCGGCGTACCTGGTGGATGCCGAGACCGGCAATCTGTACCCGAAGCTCTCCGAGGGGCAGCGCAGCGAGGACATCGAGATCCTGCGGCTGAACATCTTCGGCGAGTGCCTCGACCTGCAGGCCGCCGAGCTGCTGCACGAGTCGATCGACCCGGAGAAGGTGGTCGACGACATCGTGGCCCGCTACGACCGGTTGTGGCACGAGGTGACGTACGAGCAGCAGGTGGCGAAGGACGCCCGGCACCACATCGAGCGGCGGATCCGGCGGCTCAACGAGATGGGCTTCGACGTCGCCGAGGTGTCGATGTCCACCATGGACGGCGGCTACAAGGTCCGGCCGAAGGTGGTCGACGCCGGCTACCACACCCGGCGGCTGATGCGGCTGACCGGCTTGGACGCCGAGGAGAACCAGGCCCGGCAGCTGCTCAACGACCTGGACACGTACCGGGCGGAGAGCCACCTGACCGACGAGCAGCAGGCCGCGCACCGCTGGCTGACCGAGGTCTTCGAGCCGGTGGTCCGGGCGGTGCCCGCGCACCTGCGCCGCAAGCTGGAGCCGCAGGAGATCTTCTCGCAGATCATCCAGCACAAGTGGCTGCTGTCCGAGCGCGCCGGGCGGGACGTCGGGATGGCTCCGGCGGTGCAGTCGTACCTGACCGAGGTGCTGGTCAACAAGCCCGACGAGCAGGCCGTGCTGGGTGTGGAGGCGGATTCACTGAGCGGCGGCCTGGTTTAG
- a CDS encoding potassium channel family protein has translation MSVVPAEDVADSPQSTGDNRPHLVLCGADALVYTLAEELANSRHRIRITVITPHRLRPDVPDLAALREHGVEWRKADRLDERTFREAGLAGATALALIMPDDMVNLHAALCAREVEANLRVVVRMFSTGLGDSVVRLFPDCAVLSDAEMAAPAFVAAALGEVAPTHFRRADRTLYVAHRSDVADRRIVLTLTTTSADGAVEVLPAEPGREAAQPGDLVLAEAVGRRPGEDVTRRLLARAGRRRRPFRAIGRVFRAALNRKLGMAVLITVAITIVAGAVLSRFDQPHYAFWESIYVTLLTAVGSSDVEVGRPAVAQIAQLVLTLAGLAIIPLITAAVVDGMVNARLALSQGRIAGGIRDHIVLVGLGNVGTQVLRQLHDLGIAVVAIDRHAEARGVKAARHRGVPVIVGDASSEETLQAASIDTCRALVVLSTNDPVNLQAALRARSAREDLRVVLRLFDDDFAKRVESAFQIDISRSVSRLCAPVFAAALLERDVHATIPVDRHAVMVGTVTVYAGSTLDGAPLEHADHPGAARVIGMSAAGEEWVDWVPDRRRVLAEGDRILVVARRGGLRALVELASPPLNQAAAQ, from the coding sequence GTGAGTGTCGTTCCCGCCGAAGACGTTGCCGACTCCCCACAATCCACCGGGGACAACCGTCCTCACCTGGTGCTTTGCGGCGCTGACGCACTCGTCTACACGCTCGCCGAGGAGCTGGCGAATTCCCGGCACCGGATCCGGATCACAGTGATCACTCCGCACCGGTTGCGCCCGGATGTGCCTGATCTGGCCGCGCTGCGGGAGCACGGCGTCGAGTGGCGCAAGGCCGACCGGCTGGACGAGCGGACGTTCCGCGAGGCCGGGCTCGCCGGTGCGACGGCGCTCGCGCTGATCATGCCGGACGACATGGTCAACCTGCACGCCGCGCTCTGCGCCCGCGAGGTGGAGGCGAACCTGCGGGTCGTGGTGCGGATGTTCAGCACCGGGCTCGGCGACAGCGTGGTCCGGCTCTTCCCGGACTGCGCGGTGCTCTCCGACGCCGAGATGGCCGCGCCGGCCTTCGTCGCGGCGGCGCTGGGCGAGGTCGCTCCGACGCACTTCCGGCGCGCTGACCGTACCCTCTATGTCGCTCACCGCTCCGACGTCGCCGACCGCCGGATCGTGCTCACCCTGACCACCACCAGCGCCGATGGCGCGGTCGAAGTGTTGCCGGCCGAGCCGGGGCGCGAGGCGGCGCAACCCGGCGACCTGGTCCTGGCCGAGGCCGTCGGCCGCCGGCCCGGCGAAGACGTGACCCGGCGGCTGCTGGCCCGCGCCGGACGCCGTCGCCGGCCGTTCCGGGCGATCGGGCGGGTCTTCCGCGCCGCGCTCAACCGCAAACTCGGCATGGCAGTCCTGATCACCGTGGCGATCACGATCGTCGCCGGCGCCGTGCTGAGCCGGTTCGACCAGCCGCACTACGCGTTCTGGGAGTCGATCTACGTGACGCTGCTGACCGCGGTCGGCTCGTCCGATGTGGAGGTCGGCCGGCCCGCGGTGGCCCAGATCGCGCAGCTCGTGCTGACCCTGGCCGGCCTGGCGATCATCCCGCTGATCACGGCCGCGGTGGTGGACGGCATGGTGAACGCGCGCCTGGCGCTCAGCCAGGGCCGGATCGCCGGCGGGATCCGCGACCACATCGTGCTGGTCGGTCTCGGCAACGTCGGCACCCAGGTGCTGCGGCAACTGCACGACCTGGGCATCGCGGTGGTCGCGATCGACCGGCACGCGGAAGCCCGTGGAGTGAAGGCCGCCCGGCACCGCGGCGTTCCGGTGATCGTGGGTGACGCCTCGTCGGAAGAGACCCTGCAGGCCGCCTCGATCGACACCTGCCGGGCGCTGGTCGTGCTCTCCACCAACGACCCGGTGAACCTGCAGGCCGCCCTGCGCGCCCGGAGCGCCCGCGAAGATCTGCGGGTGGTGCTGCGGCTCTTCGACGACGACTTCGCGAAACGGGTCGAGTCGGCGTTCCAGATCGACATCTCGCGCAGTGTGTCCCGGCTGTGCGCGCCGGTGTTCGCGGCCGCCCTGCTGGAACGGGACGTGCACGCCACCATCCCGGTCGACCGGCACGCCGTCATGGTCGGCACGGTCACCGTCTACGCGGGCTCCACCTTGGACGGCGCGCCGCTGGAACACGCCGACCACCCCGGTGCGGCCCGGGTGATCGGCATGTCCGCCGCCGGTGAGGAATGGGTCGACTGGGTGCCGGATCGCCGGCGGGTGCTGGCCGAGGGCGACCGGATCCTGGTGGTCGCCCGGCGCGGTGGCCTGCGGGCGCTGGTCGAGCTGGCGAGCCCGCCGCTAAACCAGGCCGCCGCTCAGTGA
- a CDS encoding MSMEG_6728 family protein, with protein sequence MQTFLPFPDFIASAKALDTKRLGKQRVETIQVLRGLTQPGYGWRHHPAVKMWHGYEEALVRYGLDMCDVWTATGRADTCAATLLVDLRAATGIDTVRTEQELAAAGDLPPWLGDEDVHRSHRSALLRKEPDHYRPLFGPDLADDLPYVWPVSDRPSSLATPPTDPSSAG encoded by the coding sequence ATGCAGACCTTTCTGCCGTTCCCGGATTTCATCGCGAGCGCCAAGGCGCTCGACACCAAGCGGCTGGGCAAGCAGCGCGTCGAGACCATCCAGGTGCTGCGCGGTCTGACCCAGCCGGGGTACGGGTGGCGACACCACCCCGCGGTCAAGATGTGGCACGGGTACGAGGAAGCCCTGGTCCGGTACGGCCTGGACATGTGCGATGTGTGGACCGCCACCGGTCGCGCCGACACCTGTGCCGCCACGCTCCTGGTGGACCTGCGGGCGGCCACCGGCATCGACACCGTCCGGACCGAACAGGAACTCGCCGCGGCCGGCGACCTCCCGCCCTGGCTCGGCGACGAGGACGTGCACCGCAGTCACCGGTCCGCGCTGCTCCGCAAGGAACCGGACCACTACCGGCCGTTGTTCGGCCCGGACCTCGCCGACGACCTGCCGTACGTCTGGCCGGTGTCGGACCGCCCTAGCTCTCTGGCGACTCCACCGACAGATCCCAGCTCAGCAGGGTGA
- a CDS encoding GNAT family N-acetyltransferase — protein MRIERVTAVADVHRAADLFDAPPLEAATQRFLADPTHHLLLAYDDANRPIGMISGVETTHPDKGTEMLVYELGVAPVARLQGIGTALVDALAEVARNNGCYGMWVATESDNKAALATYRRAGALEEMTFTLLSWDLSVESPES, from the coding sequence ATGCGCATCGAACGTGTCACCGCCGTCGCTGACGTGCATCGCGCGGCCGATCTCTTCGACGCGCCACCGCTGGAGGCCGCCACGCAGCGCTTCCTCGCCGACCCCACGCACCACCTGCTCCTGGCGTACGACGACGCGAACCGCCCGATCGGGATGATCTCCGGGGTGGAGACGACCCACCCGGACAAGGGCACCGAGATGCTGGTCTACGAGCTGGGTGTGGCACCGGTCGCGCGGCTTCAGGGGATCGGCACCGCGCTGGTCGACGCGCTCGCCGAGGTGGCCCGGAACAACGGCTGCTACGGCATGTGGGTGGCCACCGAGTCCGACAACAAGGCGGCGCTCGCCACCTATCGCCGGGCGGGTGCGCTGGAGGAGATGACGTTCACCCTGCTGAGCTGGGATCTGTCGGTGGAGTCGCCAGAGAGCTAG